A window of the Pyrodictium abyssi genome harbors these coding sequences:
- a CDS encoding digeranylgeranylglycerophospholipid reductase, giving the protein MRAKYDVVIAGLGPAGSVALWHLAKKGFSVAGFDMRKPEDVWGKPCGDALGAHHPREAGLPDPPSYVVKNRVTAIDIYSPGETTRYRVYGEGYIIDRARFGKWIIDEASSSGAEAYFGARVVAPIIKDGKVAGVRVQLGDQVKEVYADVVIEATGFSRAIRARLPRDWPIYEDIHPRDMNIAYREIIEYEDYEVEEPSIIRIYLDQTVAPGGYWWYFPESRHSVNVGLGVQGGMGHPNPMTLYREKLLKHPLMQHPYRVVKAAGAPLPTRRPSNTLVGPGILIIGDAGYTVNPVHGGGMGYAFRAAYYAALAVEEAYNRNDFSEQGLWGLNTRYMRDIGGKQAALDVFRRFLQRLSNDEIRFGMEKRLIPEQDVYYTSSRGDLNISVVEKAMIVLRGLQRPSLLAKLKLVADYMKRIKQLYMEYPEEPARLREWIRSVDALISEFEAKIEK; this is encoded by the coding sequence ATGCGCGCTAAGTACGATGTAGTTATAGCTGGCCTAGGTCCTGCTGGGAGTGTCGCCCTCTGGCATCTGGCGAAGAAGGGGTTTAGCGTAGCAGGCTTCGATATGAGGAAGCCAGAAGACGTATGGGGCAAGCCGTGCGGGGACGCTCTGGGCGCGCATCATCCGCGGGAGGCCGGGCTACCGGATCCGCCGAGCTATGTAGTGAAGAACAGAGTCACTGCTATAGACATATATTCGCCCGGCGAGACGACGAGGTATCGGGTATACGGCGAAGGTTACATCATTGACAGAGCCCGTTTCGGCAAGTGGATCATCGACGAAGCCTCTTCTAGCGGCGCAGAGGCCTACTTTGGCGCAAGAGTCGTTGCCCCGATAATCAAGGACGGGAAAGTAGCCGGCGTACGGGTACAGCTTGGTGATCAGGTGAAAGAGGTCTACGCGGACGTAGTGATAGAAGCTACGGGGTTCTCACGGGCTATAAGAGCCCGGCTGCCCCGCGATTGGCCCATCTACGAGGACATACACCCCAGGGACATGAACATAGCCTACAGGGAGATCATAGAGTACGAAGACTACGAGGTCGAAGAGCCAAGCATCATAAGGATTTACCTAGACCAGACGGTTGCTCCAGGCGGGTACTGGTGGTACTTCCCAGAGTCGCGTCATAGCGTGAATGTCGGCCTAGGCGTACAGGGTGGCATGGGGCATCCAAACCCTATGACGTTGTACCGCGAGAAGCTGTTAAAGCATCCACTCATGCAGCATCCGTACCGCGTGGTAAAGGCTGCTGGTGCACCGCTGCCTACACGTCGTCCATCGAACACGCTCGTGGGGCCAGGTATATTGATTATTGGTGACGCGGGGTATACTGTAAACCCGGTACATGGAGGGGGCATGGGCTACGCATTTAGAGCGGCATACTATGCTGCACTAGCTGTAGAGGAAGCATACAACCGCAACGACTTCAGCGAACAGGGGCTATGGGGGCTAAACACGCGCTACATGAGAGATATAGGTGGCAAGCAAGCAGCGCTTGACGTGTTTAGAAGGTTCCTGCAGAGGCTTAGTAATGATGAGATAAGGTTTGGGATGGAGAAGCGCCTAATACCTGAGCAAGACGTGTACTATACAAGCAGCAGGGGCGATCTAAATATATCAGTAGTAGAAAAGGCTATGATAGTTCTGCGCGGGCTACAGAGGCCTAGCCTGCTAGCTAAGCTAAAGCTGGTAGCAGACTATATGAAGCGTATAAAGCAGCTATATATGGAGTATCCGGAGGAGCCTGCCAGGCTAAGAGAGTGGATTAGAAGCGTGGATGCACTGATAAGCGAGTTCGAAGCGAAAATAGAGAAGTAG
- the glyA gene encoding serine hydroxymethyltransferase — MQDYWDDKLSLLPDELREILSITKQHNRWRKYETINLIASENTMSPLATSAYLSDMMHRYAEGKPFKRYYQGTRYVDEIEVRVMKLMGELLRADYVDPRPVSGTTANASVFRVLGKCGSKAVIAPVQAGAHVSHTKFGTLGALCIEHIEMPYDHEQMNIDVDRAIKLIEEVKPSFVVLGASVYLFPHPVKEIADAAHSVGAKLVYDAAHVLGLIAGKRWRNPLDHGADILTASTHKTFPGPQGGVIATRDEGLYKPISRAVFPYFVSNHHLHRLPALAVTAVEMKYFGEAYADQIIRNAKALAEALAAEGFKVLGEHLGYTKSHQVVLDVRPQGGGAKAAKLLEEANIIVNKNLLPYDPPDAIKDPSGLRLGVQEMTRYGMKEDNMKDIARFMRRVLIDGEDPKKVAEEVKAYRKEYTKVHYCFDVDTIEDGKLYLLY, encoded by the coding sequence TTGCAAGACTATTGGGATGACAAGCTTAGTCTCCTACCAGATGAGCTTAGGGAGATACTAAGCATTACTAAGCAGCACAACCGCTGGAGGAAGTACGAGACTATAAACCTAATCGCAAGCGAGAATACCATGAGCCCTCTAGCTACTTCTGCGTACCTATCCGACATGATGCACCGTTATGCCGAGGGTAAGCCGTTCAAGCGCTACTACCAGGGTACACGGTATGTTGACGAGATTGAAGTAAGAGTAATGAAGCTCATGGGCGAGCTCCTCCGAGCCGACTATGTGGACCCAAGGCCAGTAAGCGGCACGACCGCCAATGCATCAGTCTTCCGGGTCCTCGGCAAGTGCGGCTCCAAGGCAGTCATAGCCCCCGTTCAGGCTGGCGCACACGTAAGCCATACAAAGTTTGGCACACTCGGCGCGCTGTGTATAGAGCACATAGAGATGCCATACGACCACGAGCAAATGAACATCGACGTTGACCGCGCCATTAAGCTGATAGAAGAGGTGAAGCCAAGCTTCGTCGTACTCGGCGCCAGTGTATACCTATTCCCGCACCCCGTAAAAGAGATAGCTGACGCGGCCCATAGTGTTGGTGCAAAGCTTGTATATGACGCAGCTCACGTGCTAGGACTCATAGCCGGTAAAAGGTGGCGTAACCCCCTGGACCACGGTGCAGACATACTAACCGCGTCAACACACAAAACGTTTCCCGGGCCCCAGGGCGGCGTAATAGCTACGCGCGATGAAGGCCTCTACAAGCCCATATCGCGTGCCGTGTTCCCGTACTTCGTCAGCAACCATCATCTACACCGCCTTCCTGCTCTAGCAGTAACCGCTGTCGAGATGAAATACTTCGGAGAGGCCTATGCAGACCAGATAATCCGTAACGCCAAGGCGCTAGCAGAAGCGCTAGCTGCTGAGGGCTTCAAGGTGCTCGGAGAGCATTTGGGCTATACTAAGAGTCACCAGGTCGTACTCGACGTCCGCCCTCAGGGCGGCGGTGCAAAGGCAGCAAAGCTGCTCGAGGAGGCTAATATAATAGTCAATAAGAATCTATTGCCCTACGACCCGCCAGACGCTATAAAGGATCCTAGTGGCCTAAGGCTAGGCGTGCAGGAGATGACGAGGTACGGCATGAAGGAGGACAATATGAAGGACATAGCAAGGTTCATGAGGAGGGTGCTAATTGATGGAGAGGACCCCAAGAAGGTTGCAGAGGAGGTCAAAGCGTATAGAAAGGAGTATACCAAGGTACATTACTGCTTCGATGTAGACACAATAGAGGATGGCAAGCTATACCTGCTCTACTAG
- a CDS encoding nicotinamide mononucleotide deamidase-related protein, which translates to MYRPHAWIVNIGNELLIGRIANTNAAVIARELTLMGVIVKRIVVVGDYLDDIATTVREAVGSADIVVTTGGLGPTDDDITMEAVAAAINTPLVLNKAALEMIEAFYRKRGLQLTRERLKMAYLPLGAEPIPNPVGAAPGAYINYSGSHIVVLPGVPSEMEAMLKIALNRLAHILPELCVAEEGITIEGIPESSLAPLLRRASKLCSDCYIKSHPKGHEVENPIIDVKVTASAPDCDTARSKALAVLDYLKKLIQGENSA; encoded by the coding sequence GTGTACCGGCCCCATGCATGGATAGTGAATATAGGAAACGAGCTGCTCATCGGGAGAATAGCTAACACCAATGCTGCCGTAATAGCTCGAGAGCTCACGCTCATGGGCGTTATTGTAAAGCGTATAGTGGTTGTTGGGGACTATCTCGACGATATAGCCACAACTGTACGGGAGGCTGTAGGCTCTGCCGACATAGTTGTGACGACGGGAGGCCTCGGGCCCACGGACGACGACATTACTATGGAGGCAGTAGCAGCAGCCATAAACACGCCACTGGTCCTGAACAAAGCTGCACTGGAAATGATTGAAGCCTTCTACCGTAAGAGGGGCCTCCAGCTAACTAGAGAGCGTTTGAAAATGGCCTATCTCCCTCTGGGTGCAGAGCCTATACCTAACCCAGTAGGGGCTGCACCAGGCGCCTACATCAACTATTCGGGATCCCACATAGTGGTTCTGCCCGGCGTCCCTAGCGAGATGGAGGCTATGCTAAAGATAGCTCTCAATAGGCTAGCCCACATCCTCCCAGAGCTGTGCGTAGCTGAGGAAGGCATAACTATTGAGGGTATCCCCGAGTCGTCGCTAGCACCGTTGCTTAGAAGAGCCTCCAAGCTGTGCAGCGATTGCTACATTAAGAGCCACCCAAAGGGACACGAGGTGGAAAACCCCATTATCGACGTGAAGGTTACGGCTTCTGCACCAGATTGCGATACTGCCAGGTCTAAGGCACTCGCCGTCCTAGACTATCTAAAGAAGCTTATACAGGGTGAAAACAGTGCCTAG
- a CDS encoding metal-sulfur cluster assembly factor, translating to MTSTQTGSGTDVEKLKAKIIDALRTVYDPEIPVNVYDLGLVYDIDIKDGKVKIRLGLTAPGCPIASQIALMAEEAIRQNVPEIKDVEVELDLKTPWDPRRVTPEGRRLLQELFGYDVVEEWIKRYEQLQG from the coding sequence TTGACTAGTACACAGACTGGGAGCGGCACGGACGTCGAGAAGCTGAAGGCGAAGATAATAGACGCCCTTAGGACTGTATATGATCCGGAGATTCCCGTAAACGTGTACGATCTCGGCCTGGTATATGACATAGATATTAAGGATGGAAAGGTCAAAATAAGGCTAGGTCTGACGGCACCAGGGTGCCCTATAGCCAGCCAGATAGCCTTGATGGCTGAGGAGGCTATTCGCCAGAACGTTCCTGAGATAAAGGATGTTGAGGTAGAACTAGATCTGAAGACACCCTGGGATCCGCGGCGCGTAACACCGGAGGGCCGTAGGCTTCTCCAGGAACTGTTCGGCTACGATGTTGTCGAAGAATGGATAAAAAGGTATGAGCAGCTCCAGGGCTAG